In the Ursus arctos isolate Adak ecotype North America unplaced genomic scaffold, UrsArc2.0 scaffold_5, whole genome shotgun sequence genome, one interval contains:
- the FGF1 gene encoding fibroblast growth factor 1 isoform X2, translated as MPVCHRSIRTQRWKKKVLESATSSCCRAMAEGEITTFTALTEKFNLPAGNYKKPKLLYCSNGGHFLRILPDGTVDGTRDRSDQHIQLQLSAESVGEVYIKSTETGQYLAMDTDGLLYGSTANEECLFLERLEENHYNTYTSKKHAEKNWFVGLKKNGSCKRGPRTHYGQKAILFLPLPVSSD; from the exons CCTTGAAAGCGCCACAAGCAGCTGCTGCCGAGCCATGGCTGAAGGGGAGATCACAACCTTCACCGCCCTGACGGAGAAGTTTAATCTGCCTGCGGGGAATTACAAGAAGCCCAAACTCCTCTACTGTAGCAACGGGGGCCACTTCCTGAGGATCCTTCCAGATGGCACAGTGGACGGGACGAGGGACAGGAGCGACCAGCACA TTCAACTGCAGCTCAGTGCGGAAAGCGTAGGGGAGGTGTACATAAAGAGCACCGAGACCGGCCAGTACTTGGCCATGGACACCGATGGGCTTTTGTACGGCTCA ACAGCAAATGAGGAATGTTTGTTCCTGGAAAGGCTGGAGGAAAACCATTACAACACCTACACATCCAAGAAGCACGCGGAGAAGAATTGGTTTGTTGGTCTCAAGAAGAACGGAAGCTGCAAACGTGGTCCTCGGACTCACTATGGCCAGAAAGCaattctgtttctccccctgccaGTCTCCTCTGATTAA
- the FGF1 gene encoding fibroblast growth factor 1 isoform X3, whose product MAEGEITTFTALTEKFNLPAGNYKKPKLLYCSNGGHFLRILPDGTVDGTRDRSDQHIQLQLSAESVGEVYIKSTETGQYLAMDTDGLLYGSQTANEECLFLERLEENHYNTYTSKKHAEKNWFVGLKKNGSCKRGPRTHYGQKAILFLPLPVSSD is encoded by the exons ATGGCTGAAGGGGAGATCACAACCTTCACCGCCCTGACGGAGAAGTTTAATCTGCCTGCGGGGAATTACAAGAAGCCCAAACTCCTCTACTGTAGCAACGGGGGCCACTTCCTGAGGATCCTTCCAGATGGCACAGTGGACGGGACGAGGGACAGGAGCGACCAGCACA TTCAACTGCAGCTCAGTGCGGAAAGCGTAGGGGAGGTGTACATAAAGAGCACCGAGACCGGCCAGTACTTGGCCATGGACACCGATGGGCTTTTGTACGGCTCA CAGACAGCAAATGAGGAATGTTTGTTCCTGGAAAGGCTGGAGGAAAACCATTACAACACCTACACATCCAAGAAGCACGCGGAGAAGAATTGGTTTGTTGGTCTCAAGAAGAACGGAAGCTGCAAACGTGGTCCTCGGACTCACTATGGCCAGAAAGCaattctgtttctccccctgccaGTCTCCTCTGATTAA
- the FGF1 gene encoding fibroblast growth factor 1 isoform X1 translates to MPVCHRSIRTQRWKKKVLESATSSCCRAMAEGEITTFTALTEKFNLPAGNYKKPKLLYCSNGGHFLRILPDGTVDGTRDRSDQHIQLQLSAESVGEVYIKSTETGQYLAMDTDGLLYGSQTANEECLFLERLEENHYNTYTSKKHAEKNWFVGLKKNGSCKRGPRTHYGQKAILFLPLPVSSD, encoded by the exons CCTTGAAAGCGCCACAAGCAGCTGCTGCCGAGCCATGGCTGAAGGGGAGATCACAACCTTCACCGCCCTGACGGAGAAGTTTAATCTGCCTGCGGGGAATTACAAGAAGCCCAAACTCCTCTACTGTAGCAACGGGGGCCACTTCCTGAGGATCCTTCCAGATGGCACAGTGGACGGGACGAGGGACAGGAGCGACCAGCACA TTCAACTGCAGCTCAGTGCGGAAAGCGTAGGGGAGGTGTACATAAAGAGCACCGAGACCGGCCAGTACTTGGCCATGGACACCGATGGGCTTTTGTACGGCTCA CAGACAGCAAATGAGGAATGTTTGTTCCTGGAAAGGCTGGAGGAAAACCATTACAACACCTACACATCCAAGAAGCACGCGGAGAAGAATTGGTTTGTTGGTCTCAAGAAGAACGGAAGCTGCAAACGTGGTCCTCGGACTCACTATGGCCAGAAAGCaattctgtttctccccctgccaGTCTCCTCTGATTAA
- the FGF1 gene encoding fibroblast growth factor 1 isoform X4 has translation MAEGEITTFTALTEKFNLPAGNYKKPKLLYCSNGGHFLRILPDGTVDGTRDRSDQHIQLQLSAESVGEVYIKSTETGQYLAMDTDGLLYGSTANEECLFLERLEENHYNTYTSKKHAEKNWFVGLKKNGSCKRGPRTHYGQKAILFLPLPVSSD, from the exons ATGGCTGAAGGGGAGATCACAACCTTCACCGCCCTGACGGAGAAGTTTAATCTGCCTGCGGGGAATTACAAGAAGCCCAAACTCCTCTACTGTAGCAACGGGGGCCACTTCCTGAGGATCCTTCCAGATGGCACAGTGGACGGGACGAGGGACAGGAGCGACCAGCACA TTCAACTGCAGCTCAGTGCGGAAAGCGTAGGGGAGGTGTACATAAAGAGCACCGAGACCGGCCAGTACTTGGCCATGGACACCGATGGGCTTTTGTACGGCTCA ACAGCAAATGAGGAATGTTTGTTCCTGGAAAGGCTGGAGGAAAACCATTACAACACCTACACATCCAAGAAGCACGCGGAGAAGAATTGGTTTGTTGGTCTCAAGAAGAACGGAAGCTGCAAACGTGGTCCTCGGACTCACTATGGCCAGAAAGCaattctgtttctccccctgccaGTCTCCTCTGATTAA